In Nitrospirota bacterium, the following proteins share a genomic window:
- a CDS encoding GAF domain-containing protein → MNERPEEFFFARIRNRIKLSYFIASIIPLSILVYFSIKYIYPFVTAGGKTDALPSNIGIILFLAVVLSILGLYTTTKATNESITSLQDIYAKLNTILEVTRHFRDTLYVDILLERIVKSAVDLSGAETGSLLLYDDDGNLSFKVLIGKEGQKIKGRLVKRGEGITGWVAEKGEPLVVNNVKNDPRFNSTFDKESGFKTKSILCVPLIYEKEIIGVIEMLNKIEGGFTEYDKQVLFSLADQAAISIIQNRMHESRHSDFIHMTEILVGVQDSPLPEKRGHSRRVAQYAHLIGKYMGLSEAELKQLYYASLLHDIGLLRLEYGEHWDRNKYTLHSQYGYDMIKDISLWKDVAALILNHHERYDGTGYPSGVKGADIPLGSRIIAIVETFDALTSRHSYKPPRDYKSALQEIEANSGTQFDPKVVDAFKAAVKETELITD, encoded by the coding sequence ATGAACGAGAGACCGGAGGAATTTTTTTTTGCACGCATCCGCAATAGAATAAAACTATCATATTTTATTGCCTCGATAATCCCCCTTTCCATCCTTGTCTATTTCAGCATCAAATACATCTACCCATTTGTCACAGCAGGCGGGAAAACAGATGCCCTCCCCTCAAATATCGGGATAATCCTGTTTTTAGCAGTGGTGTTATCAATTCTTGGCCTATATACCACAACTAAAGCGACCAATGAATCCATAACATCCCTGCAGGACATTTACGCAAAACTCAACACTATTTTAGAGGTAACAAGGCATTTCAGAGACACGCTGTATGTTGACATCCTCCTGGAGAGAATTGTCAAATCTGCTGTGGATCTGAGCGGGGCCGAGACTGGCTCGCTGCTGCTCTATGACGATGATGGAAACCTCAGTTTTAAGGTCCTTATAGGAAAAGAGGGGCAAAAGATAAAGGGCAGGCTTGTGAAAAGAGGGGAAGGTATTACAGGATGGGTTGCAGAAAAAGGGGAGCCTCTGGTGGTCAATAATGTCAAAAATGACCCGCGTTTTAACTCCACGTTTGATAAAGAAAGCGGGTTTAAGACAAAATCAATCCTGTGTGTGCCTCTTATATATGAGAAAGAAATCATCGGCGTCATTGAGATGTTGAACAAAATAGAGGGCGGCTTTACTGAATATGATAAACAGGTGCTTTTCAGCCTTGCTGACCAGGCAGCTATCTCAATAATCCAGAACAGGATGCATGAAAGCCGGCACAGCGATTTCATACATATGACAGAAATCCTTGTCGGGGTTCAGGACTCTCCCCTTCCTGAAAAAAGGGGACATTCCCGCAGGGTAGCGCAATACGCTCACCTTATAGGGAAATACATGGGTCTATCAGAGGCCGAGTTAAAACAGCTTTACTATGCCTCGCTTCTGCACGACATAGGTCTGCTCAGGCTGGAATACGGAGAACACTGGGACAGAAACAAATATACCCTTCATTCCCAGTATGGTTACGATATGATAAAAGACATCTCTTTATGGAAGGATGTAGCTGCTTTGATTCTTAACCATCATGAGAGATACGACGGCACAGGCTATCCCTCAGGCGTAAAGGGAGCAGACATTCCCCTCGGCTCAAGAATAATTGCTATAGTAGAAACCTTCGATGCCCTGACAAGCAGACATTCCTATAAACCCCCTCGAGATTATAAGTCGGCCCTTCAGGAAATAGAGGCAAACTCAGGAACCCAGTTTGACCCGAAAGTAGTGGATGCTTTTAAGGCAGCAGTTAAAGAAACAGAATTAATTACAGATTGA
- a CDS encoding M48 family metalloprotease codes for MPLTFIEIEKQKNWRIGIFFLVLLFMYFAITIALVASLSEIFSIQFLTHGFLFNPRHILIVITFSLIIASIHFYFSAFGAVSFVIDNLGAMEPDPEDVIHKRLINIMEEIHVVTGNKRNIDCVVIPTLSMNALSAVDLRGNAIVAITEGLLSRLTRPQLETVMAHEAYHVLSGDCLETTVASSLFGVPASAMEKIQSASRGRTFLSPPFLFAWILLKLSNLLNMFISREREYRADAGAVRMTRNPLALAEVLHLLSRNWRGVGYIGSGLEMLCIVNPTANAMDESEGWIADLMSTYPPIRKRIEILLKMAHVDISELDAKAMIAATPKTSEPVFYALDPKHQWQGPYTFAELSGLPWLSPLTWISVNGQTAIERAWNDPLIDTIFMKRLAEEEKTITDFKCPSCQQPLIKASYEKTQVYQCKFCGGILVENSKIPRIIARAERPCTDRVKALSRVTIKENQIGRILRGIDRKMVPLISCPKCKNKMLRTFYSLAYLVEIDRCGFCGLTWFDQDELEMIQCMIENKMASVSICN; via the coding sequence ATGCCACTGACATTTATTGAGATAGAGAAACAGAAAAACTGGAGAATAGGGATATTTTTTCTTGTCCTCCTCTTTATGTATTTTGCTATAACAATAGCGCTGGTGGCATCCCTGTCAGAGATATTCTCCATACAGTTTTTAACCCATGGTTTTTTATTTAACCCGCGCCATATTTTAATAGTTATAACCTTTTCCCTTATTATTGCATCAATCCACTTCTACTTTTCTGCCTTCGGTGCGGTTAGTTTCGTGATAGACAACCTCGGTGCCATGGAGCCTGACCCTGAAGATGTGATACATAAACGCCTGATAAACATCATGGAAGAGATACATGTTGTAACAGGGAATAAAAGAAATATAGACTGTGTGGTTATTCCCACCCTTTCAATGAATGCCCTATCAGCAGTGGACCTGCGGGGAAATGCCATAGTGGCAATCACAGAAGGCCTGCTGTCGAGGCTCACAAGGCCACAGCTTGAAACTGTGATGGCACACGAAGCCTATCATGTTCTCTCCGGTGACTGCCTTGAGACTACTGTAGCTTCAAGCCTATTTGGGGTTCCTGCATCAGCCATGGAAAAGATTCAGAGTGCCTCTCGTGGGAGGACCTTTTTATCCCCGCCATTCCTGTTTGCCTGGATTTTGCTTAAGCTCAGCAATCTATTAAATATGTTTATTTCAAGAGAGCGTGAATACAGGGCTGATGCAGGCGCTGTGCGTATGACCCGCAACCCATTGGCACTTGCAGAGGTTTTACATCTGCTTTCGAGGAACTGGAGAGGCGTTGGGTATATAGGGAGTGGCCTTGAGATGCTCTGTATTGTGAATCCCACAGCAAATGCTATGGATGAATCTGAAGGCTGGATTGCAGATCTTATGTCCACATATCCCCCTATAAGAAAAAGAATAGAGATTTTATTAAAGATGGCTCATGTAGATATATCAGAGCTGGACGCAAAGGCAATGATAGCAGCTACTCCGAAGACCTCTGAACCTGTGTTCTATGCCTTAGACCCAAAACACCAGTGGCAGGGGCCTTATACATTTGCAGAACTTTCCGGTTTACCGTGGCTTTCTCCGCTTACCTGGATTAGTGTCAATGGGCAGACTGCTATAGAGAGGGCATGGAATGACCCACTTATAGATACTATATTTATGAAACGTCTTGCTGAGGAGGAAAAAACAATAACAGATTTTAAGTGTCCTTCATGCCAGCAGCCACTGATTAAGGCCTCCTACGAAAAGACACAGGTTTATCAGTGTAAATTCTGCGGAGGGATACTGGTTGAAAACTCTAAGATACCGCGGATAATCGCCAGGGCAGAAAGACCCTGCACAGACAGAGTAAAGGCACTGTCGAGGGTGACAATCAAAGAAAACCAGATAGGCCGTATTTTAAGAGGTATCGACAGGAAAATGGTGCCACTAATAAGTTGTCCAAAATGTAAAAACAAGATGCTGAGGACATTTTACAGCCTTGCCTATCTGGTTGAGATTGACAGGTGCGGTTTCTGTGGCCTTACATGGTTTGATCAGGATGAGCTTGAGATGATTCAATGCATGATAGAAAACAAGATGGCTTCAGTTTCAATCTGTAATTAA
- a CDS encoding LemA family protein, producing the protein MAGWIILAIVVLILLWAILIYNGLVSLRNQVQNAWKQIDVQLKRRHDLIPNLVSIVRGAMEFEQDTLEKVINARAKAVAAVSPHDKAVAENMLTQALGKLFAVMENYPQLRSNENIMQLQEELTSTENRIGFARQLYNDLVANYRIKQEVFPNNIIVSLLRGFRKEEYFEAEEAARAVPKTDISIRAK; encoded by the coding sequence ATGGCTGGTTGGATTATACTCGCTATAGTCGTTTTAATTCTACTCTGGGCAATACTTATATACAACGGACTTGTGTCGCTTCGAAACCAGGTCCAGAATGCCTGGAAACAGATTGATGTCCAATTAAAACGAAGGCATGACCTTATTCCTAATCTGGTATCCATTGTCAGAGGTGCGATGGAATTTGAGCAGGATACGCTCGAAAAGGTAATCAATGCGAGGGCAAAGGCAGTAGCAGCAGTTAGCCCGCATGATAAAGCTGTGGCTGAAAATATGCTCACTCAGGCACTTGGAAAGCTTTTCGCAGTTATGGAAAATTACCCACAACTCAGATCCAATGAAAATATCATGCAACTGCAGGAGGAGCTTACATCAACAGAGAATCGCATAGGCTTTGCAAGGCAACTCTATAATGACCTTGTAGCTAATTACAGGATCAAACAGGAGGTCTTCCCCAACAATATTATCGTATCTTTGTTAAGGGGATTCCGCAAAGAGGAATACTTCGAGGCAGAGGAGGCTGCCCGCGCTGTACCTAAGACTGATATAAGCATACGGGCTAAATAA
- a CDS encoding tyrosine--tRNA ligase — MLKPQEQFEMIRRGAVEILLEGELRDKLERSYRAKTPLRIKAGFDPTAPDIHLGHTVLLEKMRQFQELGHEVVFLIGDFTGMIGDPSGRSETRKPLTKEEVFENAKTYQQQIYKILDPEKTKIRFNSEWLNLMSAEELIRLSSHYTVARMLEREDFKERFTSHEPISIHEFIYPAIQGYDSIVIKADVELGGTDQRFNLLVGRELQKEYGQQPQCLVLMPLLEGLDGSKKMSKSLGNYIGITEPPGEIFGKLMSISDDLMLRYYELLSRISIEDLNFIKMGIKDGTVHPMEAKQKLAIEIVSRFWGDRAAEDAREEFEHIFKDKGLPEEIPALEFKWEAEGMWLPKIMKISGLTASTGEAIRLIKQGAVRVNEERWDDPDSLLLEGNYILKVGKRRFLRVVSKKP, encoded by the coding sequence ATGTTAAAGCCACAGGAACAGTTTGAAATGATAAGAAGAGGCGCTGTGGAGATTTTGCTCGAAGGGGAGCTCCGCGATAAACTTGAGCGCTCTTACAGGGCAAAGACCCCTTTAAGGATAAAAGCCGGCTTTGATCCCACAGCCCCTGACATCCACCTCGGCCACACAGTTCTTCTTGAGAAGATGAGGCAGTTTCAGGAGCTTGGCCACGAGGTGGTATTTTTAATTGGTGACTTCACAGGCATGATTGGAGACCCGAGCGGCAGGAGCGAGACAAGGAAGCCTTTAACAAAAGAGGAAGTGTTTGAAAACGCAAAGACCTATCAACAGCAGATTTACAAGATATTAGACCCTGAGAAAACAAAGATAAGGTTCAACAGCGAATGGCTGAACCTTATGAGCGCTGAGGAACTTATCAGACTTTCAAGTCATTATACTGTTGCCAGGATGCTTGAAAGAGAAGATTTCAAGGAGCGTTTTACCTCCCATGAACCTATAAGTATTCATGAGTTTATCTATCCCGCAATCCAGGGATACGACTCTATTGTCATAAAGGCAGATGTTGAGCTCGGCGGCACAGATCAGAGATTTAACCTCCTTGTTGGAAGAGAGCTGCAAAAAGAATACGGCCAGCAACCTCAATGCCTTGTGCTCATGCCTTTGCTGGAGGGGCTGGATGGCTCAAAAAAAATGAGTAAGAGTCTTGGAAATTATATCGGTATTACTGAGCCCCCTGGCGAAATATTCGGAAAACTCATGTCAATAAGCGATGACCTTATGCTCAGGTATTATGAGCTTTTAAGCCGCATCTCCATAGAAGACCTGAATTTCATTAAAATGGGTATTAAGGATGGGACTGTTCATCCCATGGAGGCAAAACAAAAGCTTGCAATAGAAATAGTCAGCAGGTTCTGGGGCGATAGGGCTGCAGAAGATGCCAGAGAAGAATTTGAACACATTTTTAAAGATAAAGGGCTGCCTGAGGAAATCCCTGCCCTTGAGTTTAAATGGGAAGCAGAAGGCATGTGGCTGCCAAAGATAATGAAGATTTCTGGCCTTACAGCAAGCACAGGAGAGGCCATACGCCTGATAAAACAGGGCGCAGTCAGGGTAAATGAGGAGCGCTGGGACGACCCGGATAGCCTTCTTTTAGAAGGAAACTATATCCTCAAAGTCGGCAAGAGAAGGTTTTTAAGGGTTGTGAGTAAAAAACCTTGA
- a CDS encoding ROK family protein, which translates to MKNAIGIDVGGTNIKIARVSMNGEVIQKDMVNTPSSGLKDALSSMLKGFIDKDVIGVGIGIAGVIDRKAGQAVKSPNIPELTDFPIRETLSKEFSMPVIVENDASVYAWGEKWLGAGRDFENFILLTLGTGIGGGIIYNGGLFTGAAEVGHMVIEPQGLPCSCGSYGCLESYASGRAIVNRAVGELEKNNKSILKECCEGNFYKLTSEDIYKAALDGDSLSREVFRETGRYLGLGIVNLINIFSPEAIILGGGLIGAWDLFIEELKKEVTKRAFLPFSQNIKILPAALKEDAGPIGAAGLVFKTFGSEASHGSQ; encoded by the coding sequence ATGAAAAATGCCATTGGTATTGATGTAGGTGGAACAAATATAAAGATTGCCCGTGTGTCCATGAATGGAGAGGTAATACAAAAAGATATGGTTAATACTCCTTCGTCCGGCCTGAAAGATGCATTATCTTCTATGCTCAAAGGATTTATTGACAAAGACGTCATCGGCGTGGGGATCGGGATAGCTGGAGTTATAGACAGGAAAGCAGGGCAGGCAGTTAAATCACCCAATATACCTGAGCTTACTGATTTTCCCATAAGAGAGACTTTATCAAAAGAATTTTCCATGCCTGTTATAGTAGAAAATGATGCGAGTGTTTATGCCTGGGGCGAGAAGTGGCTCGGCGCTGGCAGGGACTTTGAAAACTTTATCCTTCTCACCCTCGGCACAGGTATAGGTGGTGGAATTATTTATAACGGAGGGCTTTTCACCGGTGCTGCCGAAGTGGGGCATATGGTTATTGAGCCACAGGGACTGCCGTGTAGTTGCGGAAGCTATGGCTGCCTTGAGTCATACGCCTCAGGCAGGGCAATTGTAAACAGGGCTGTTGGTGAACTGGAGAAGAATAACAAAAGCATCCTCAAGGAATGCTGCGAGGGTAATTTTTACAAACTAACATCCGAAGATATTTATAAAGCAGCCCTTGATGGGGACAGTTTAAGCAGGGAAGTTTTCAGGGAAACTGGAAGGTATCTCGGTCTCGGTATTGTCAACCTGATAAATATTTTCAGTCCCGAGGCAATAATTCTCGGCGGTGGCCTTATAGGCGCATGGGACCTGTTTATAGAGGAGCTGAAAAAAGAGGTTACAAAGAGGGCGTTTCTCCCCTTTTCCCAGAACATAAAAATCCTGCCGGCAGCTTTAAAGGAAGATGCAGGCCCTATCGGCGCTGCTGGCCTTGTGTTTAAAACCTTTGGCAGCGAAGCATCTCATGGCAGTCAGTAA